A part of Lacerta agilis isolate rLacAgi1 chromosome 7, rLacAgi1.pri, whole genome shotgun sequence genomic DNA contains:
- the RNMT gene encoding mRNA cap guanine-N7 methyltransferase isoform X2, whose product MKSESEEVSADKMASVTDTASLGVPEAGKNLVEEAKRDASPDFEIKPAVTVEENKATINKEYCDTTEKGEVSAVESRRARKRGGPDLDQSPTKKRHTETVAAHYNKLEEVGLEQRSMSRIFYLRNFNNWIKSVLIGDFLERVRQRKQSIAVLDLGCGKGGDLLKWRKGRISRLVCTDIADVSVQQCESRYYDMKNRGRQNERIFSAEFITADSTKELLYKKYNDRNIHFDICSCQFVYHYSFETYEQADMMLRNACERLCHGGYFIGTTPDSYELVKRLEASETDSFGNEIYTVKFQKKGDYPLFGCKYDFNLEGVVNVPEFLVYFPLLVEMAKKYSMKLVYKKTFQEFYEEKVKNEEHKILLQQMLALEKYPADESSRLVSNKKEDYEHAEMLKNGGKAKLPLGTLSKSEWEATSIYLIFAFEKQQ is encoded by the exons ATGAAATCTGAATCTGAAGAGGTTTCTGCAGATAAAATG GCTAGTGTTACTGACACAGCCAGTTTGGGGGTTCCAGAAGCTGGAAAGAACTTGGTTGAAGAAGCAAAGAGAGATGCTTCCCCAGACTTCGAGATAAAGCCTGCTGTCACGGTGgaagaaaataaagcaacaataaataaagaatatTGTGACACAACTGAAAAGGGAGAGGTCAGTGCTGTGGAGAGCAGGAGAGCAAGAAAAAGAGGGGGTCCTGATCTTGACCAAAGCCCAACAAAGAAAAGA CATACTGAAACTGTAGCAGCACATTATAATAAGCTTGAAGAAGTTGGATTGGAACAGCGTAGTATGAGTCGCATTTTCTATCTTCGGAATTTTAACAACTGGATAAAGAGTGTGCTCATTG GTGATTTCCTTGAGAGGGTGCGGCAGAGAAAGCAAAGCATTGCAGTTTTAGACTTGGGATGTGGCAAAGGTGGGGACTTACTAAAATGGAGAAAAGGCAGAATTAGTAGGCTTGTATGTACAG atattgCAGATGTTTCCGTACAACAGTGTGAATCGCGGTACTATGATATGAAAAACCGTGGTCGTCAAAATGAGAGAATATTTAGTGCAGAATTTATAACTGCTGACAGCACAAAG GAACTTCTCTACAAAAAGTACAATGATCGAAACATCCACTTTGACATTTGCAGTTGTCAATTTGTGTATCATTATTCTTTTGAGACATATGAACAAGCTGATATGATGCTTAGAAATGCCTGTGAAAGACTTTGCCATGGAGGATATTTTATTGGCACAACTCCAGATAGCTATGAACTTGT AAAGCGCCTTGAAGCTTCAGAAACAGACTCTTTTGGGAATGAAATATACACAGTGAAGTTTCAGAAGAAGGGAGATTACCCCTTGTTTGGCTGCAAGTATGATTTTAACTTGGAAGGAGTGGTTAATGTGCCAGAGTTCCTGGTCTATTTTCCATTGCTGGTAGA AATGGCCAAGAAGTATAGCATGAAACTAGTCTACAAAAAGACTTTTCAGGAGTTTTACGAAGAAAAGGTTAAGAATGAAGAACATAAAATTCTTTTGCAGCAAATGCTGGCATTGGAG AAATATCCTGCTGATGAAAGTTCCAGGCTGGTCTCAAATAAAAAAGAGGACTATGAGCATGCAGAAATGCTTAAGAATGGTGGGAAAGCCAAGTTACCCCTT ggaACCCTGAGTAAATCTGAATGGGAGGCAACAA gtATATATTTGATTTTTGCCTTCGAAAAGCAGCAGTAA
- the RNMT gene encoding mRNA cap guanine-N7 methyltransferase isoform X1, with amino-acid sequence MAELLDSGKKKRKKFEEADSATAKDSKADSSDADDGKTSSTCDEDKGDGSALDEKRLKKMKSESEEVSADKMASVTDTASLGVPEAGKNLVEEAKRDASPDFEIKPAVTVEENKATINKEYCDTTEKGEVSAVESRRARKRGGPDLDQSPTKKRHTETVAAHYNKLEEVGLEQRSMSRIFYLRNFNNWIKSVLIGDFLERVRQRKQSIAVLDLGCGKGGDLLKWRKGRISRLVCTDIADVSVQQCESRYYDMKNRGRQNERIFSAEFITADSTKELLYKKYNDRNIHFDICSCQFVYHYSFETYEQADMMLRNACERLCHGGYFIGTTPDSYELVKRLEASETDSFGNEIYTVKFQKKGDYPLFGCKYDFNLEGVVNVPEFLVYFPLLVEMAKKYSMKLVYKKTFQEFYEEKVKNEEHKILLQQMLALEKYPADESSRLVSNKKEDYEHAEMLKNGGKAKLPLGTLSKSEWEATSIYLIFAFEKQQ; translated from the exons ATGGCTGAGTTACTAGACAgcggaaagaaaaaaagaaagaaatttgaaGAAGCTGATAGCGCAACTGCTAAAGACTCAAAGGCTGATTCCTCTGATGCAGATGATGGTAAAACTTCTAGTACATGTGATGAAGATAAGGGAGATGGGAGTGCTCTTGATGAGAAAAGACTGAAAAAGATGAAATCTGAATCTGAAGAGGTTTCTGCAGATAAAATG GCTAGTGTTACTGACACAGCCAGTTTGGGGGTTCCAGAAGCTGGAAAGAACTTGGTTGAAGAAGCAAAGAGAGATGCTTCCCCAGACTTCGAGATAAAGCCTGCTGTCACGGTGgaagaaaataaagcaacaataaataaagaatatTGTGACACAACTGAAAAGGGAGAGGTCAGTGCTGTGGAGAGCAGGAGAGCAAGAAAAAGAGGGGGTCCTGATCTTGACCAAAGCCCAACAAAGAAAAGA CATACTGAAACTGTAGCAGCACATTATAATAAGCTTGAAGAAGTTGGATTGGAACAGCGTAGTATGAGTCGCATTTTCTATCTTCGGAATTTTAACAACTGGATAAAGAGTGTGCTCATTG GTGATTTCCTTGAGAGGGTGCGGCAGAGAAAGCAAAGCATTGCAGTTTTAGACTTGGGATGTGGCAAAGGTGGGGACTTACTAAAATGGAGAAAAGGCAGAATTAGTAGGCTTGTATGTACAG atattgCAGATGTTTCCGTACAACAGTGTGAATCGCGGTACTATGATATGAAAAACCGTGGTCGTCAAAATGAGAGAATATTTAGTGCAGAATTTATAACTGCTGACAGCACAAAG GAACTTCTCTACAAAAAGTACAATGATCGAAACATCCACTTTGACATTTGCAGTTGTCAATTTGTGTATCATTATTCTTTTGAGACATATGAACAAGCTGATATGATGCTTAGAAATGCCTGTGAAAGACTTTGCCATGGAGGATATTTTATTGGCACAACTCCAGATAGCTATGAACTTGT AAAGCGCCTTGAAGCTTCAGAAACAGACTCTTTTGGGAATGAAATATACACAGTGAAGTTTCAGAAGAAGGGAGATTACCCCTTGTTTGGCTGCAAGTATGATTTTAACTTGGAAGGAGTGGTTAATGTGCCAGAGTTCCTGGTCTATTTTCCATTGCTGGTAGA AATGGCCAAGAAGTATAGCATGAAACTAGTCTACAAAAAGACTTTTCAGGAGTTTTACGAAGAAAAGGTTAAGAATGAAGAACATAAAATTCTTTTGCAGCAAATGCTGGCATTGGAG AAATATCCTGCTGATGAAAGTTCCAGGCTGGTCTCAAATAAAAAAGAGGACTATGAGCATGCAGAAATGCTTAAGAATGGTGGGAAAGCCAAGTTACCCCTT ggaACCCTGAGTAAATCTGAATGGGAGGCAACAA gtATATATTTGATTTTTGCCTTCGAAAAGCAGCAGTAA